A single region of the Populus nigra chromosome 2, ddPopNigr1.1, whole genome shotgun sequence genome encodes:
- the LOC133682691 gene encoding nodulin homeobox isoform X2, protein MRLAKEELSMAEQVIDLISAVKELHGLSSQELNKLLRDSENFTIHFHSEKGSTTKIDVEKLAGFLPLHLIAVLMSSDRDESLLRYLLCGIRLLHSLCDLGPRNSKLEQVLLDDVKVSEQLLDLVFYLLIVLSGYRQENLNSCSLLLVHSALVASSLHLLSGCISSQWQDLVQVLLAHPKVDIFMDAAFGAVHVAIRFLQVKLSDQHTGLHVKSPTAEQIVKYICQQCEASLQTLQSLCQQKMFRERLLRNKELCGRGGVLFLAQAILKLNITPPFVDSFTVVAAVSRLKAKVLSILLHLCEAESISYLDEVASSPWSLDLAKSVVLEILELLKAALSKDPNHLSPCSDRTFPMGLLRLNAMRLADIFSDDSNFRSYITTCFTKVLTAIFSLPHGDFLSIWCSSEFPPREEDGTLEYDAFTAAGWFLDTFAAANQSNAINLEVTLIPSNMPQAMYAHQRTSLFVKLIANLHCFVPNICEEQERNLFLHKFLECMRMDPSKSLPGFSFTSGALRAVTVCRNLRSLLSHAESLIPNFLNEEDVQLLRVFFNQLQSLINPTDFEENQVQEIKSERSMSLDKFSRLTIDEHLQEAQSTGAYGSPMVMKEPSHLYNRTDIQKEEMSENTAIQEEEKPSFKNRNQAQDAIKEDKAKPGACVSDVLREIDRDAHTVETSGSDTSSTRGKTYAGQVVNGDFLKSSEHIKRNGCQGVCGGEKVESPRFEEKQPRKRKRTIMNDHQITLMEKALLDEPEMQRNAAALQSWADKLSLHGSEVTPSQLKNWVGVNHRCPRTLGKRAFYFSHIGLQDLLMQTLKRLRLNNRKARLARAGKDVRAPMEVDNTFPEKQVGQAQRQDTPESPSEDNITSSARGLQNTSEIGVFGDPEAGIGLADFVDIGASEFVQCKPGQFVVLVDGQGEEIGKGKVYQVQGKWYGRILEESEMCVVDVTELKTEKWVRLPYPSETTGMSFYEAEQKIGVMRVLWDSNKIYMSRPQC, encoded by the exons ATGAGGCTTGCCAAGGAAGAACTGTCTATGGCTGAACAA GTCATTGATTTAATTTCAGCAGTGAAAGAGTTACACGGTCTTAGCTCTCAGGAGCTTAACAAATTGTTAAGGGACTCTGAAAATTTTACAATTCACTTTCATTCTGAAAAGGGATCAACGACAAAG ATTGATGTGGAAAAACTGGCAGGCTTTCTTCCTTTACACCTTATTGCAGTGCTTATGTCATCTGATAGAGATGAATCGCTGTTGAGATATTTGTTGTGCGGGATTCGGCTTTTGCATTCCTTGTGTGATCTAGGACCTCGGAACAGTAAACTTGAGCAG GTTTTGCTTGATGATGTTAAAGTATCAGAGCAGCTGCTGGATCTGGTGTTTTATTTACTAATTGTTCTTAGTGGTTATAGACAG GAAAACCTTAATTCATGCTCTTTGTTACTTGTGCATTCAGCACTTGTAGCATCCAGTCTACATTTATTGTCAGGATGTATATCTTCACAATGGCAAGATCTTGTTCAAGTATTGCTTGCTCACCCCAAG GTTGACATATTTATGGATGCAGCTTTTGGTGCTGTTCATGTAGCCATTAGGTTTCTTCAGGTCAAGCTATCAGATCAACATACTGGCCTTCATGTGAAAAGTCCAACAGCTGAACAAATAGTTAAATATATCTGCCAGCAATGTGAGGCTTCTTTACAGACTCTTCAGTCATTGTGCCAGCAAAAGATGTTCCGCGAGCGCCTTCTTAGGAACAAG GAACTATGTGGAAGGGGAGGTGTTCTTTTTCTGGCCCAGGCCATCTTGAAGTTAAACATCACGCCTCCTTTTGTAGATTCTTTCACAGTTGTAGCTGCAGTATCTAGACTGAAGGCTAAAGTATTATCGATT CTATTGCATCTGTGTGAAGCAGAAAGCATTTCTTACCTTGATGAGGTTGCAAGCTCTCCATGGAGCCTTGATTTGGCAAAGTCTGTAGTATTAGAG ATTCTTGAATTACTGAAGGCTGCACTTAGCAAAGATCCCAATCATCTTAGTCCATGTTCAGACAGAACTTTTCCCATGGGGCTTTTGCGACTCAATGCAATGCGTCTGGCTGATATCTTCTCAGATGATTCAAATTTTAGATCTTATATCACAACATGCTTT ACCAAAGTTCTGACTGCTATATTTTCGCTCCCTCATGgagattttttatcaatttggtGTTCTTCTGAATTTCCACCAAGAGAAGAAGATGGTACTCTGGAGTATGATGCATTTACAGCAGCTGGGTGGTTTTTGGACACATTTGCAGCAGCAAACCAATCAAATGCAATAAATTTAGAAGTCACTTTAATTCCCAGCAACATGCCCCAAGCTATGTATGCACATCAGAGAACTTCATTATTTGTGAAGCTAATTGCCAACCTCCACTGTTTTGTTCCAAACATATGTGAAG AGCAGGAAAGAAACTTGTTCCTTCATAAGTTTCTGGAGTGCATGCGGATGGACCCATCTAAGTCATTGCCTGGGTTTTCCTTTACTTCTGGTGCTCTAAGAGCCGTAACAGTTTGCAGGAACCTTC GTTCATTGTTAAGTCATGCAGAGTCTCTAATTCCTAACTTTTTGAATGAGGAGGATGTACAGCTGCTAAG gGTATTCTTTAACCAGTTACAATCACTGATTAATCCTACtgattttgaagaaaaccaAGTTCAA GAAATCAAATCTGAGAGGTCAATGTCTTTGGATAAGTTCTCTAGACTTACTATTGATGAGCATCTTCAG GAAGCTCAAAGCACTGGGGCATACGGATCACCTATGGTGATGAAGGAACCTTCACATCTTTACAACAGGACAGATATCCAAAAAGAGGAAATGTCAGAGAATACAGCTATCCAAGAAGAGGAGAAGCCCAGTTTCAAAAATAGGAATCAAGCACAAGATGCAATTAAGGAAGACAAAGCTAAACCTGGTGCATGTGTATCTGATGTTTTAAGAGAGATTGATAGAGATGCTCATACTGTTGAAACAAGTGGTTCGGATACAAGTTCCACTAGAGGGAAGACTTATGCAGGTCAAGTGGTGAATGGTGACTTCCTAAAATCAAGTGAGCATATAAAACGAAATGGTTGTCAGGGAGTTTGTGGTGGTGAGAAAGTTGAAAGTCCTCGTTTTGAAGAAAAGCAGCCAAGAAAAAGGAAGCGGACTATTATGAATGACCATCAAATCACACTTATGGAGAAAGCCCTGCTAGATGAACCTGAGATGCAGAGAAATGCAGCAGCGTTACAGTCATGGGCTGATAAATTGAGTCTTCAT GGATCAGAAGTTACACCTTCACAACTGAAAAATTG GGTAGGAGTAAACCACAGGTGTCCAAGAACACTTGGTAAAAgggcattttatttttcacatattGGGTTACAAGATTTATTGATGCAAACTCTGAAAAGATTGAG GCTCAACAATCGCAAAGCGAGGTTAGCTCGTGCAGGCAAGGATGTCCGTGCACCAATGGAGGTTGATAATACATTTCCAGAAAAACAAGTTGGACAAGCGCAGCGGCAGGACACACCTGAGAGCCCCAGTGAAGACAACATCACATCGAGTGCAAGAGGCCTTCAAAACACATCAGAAATTGGCGTGTTTGGAGATCCCGAGGCTGGGATAGGATTGGCAGACTTTGTTGACATTGGTGCTTCAGAATTTGTTCAGTGCAAGCCAGGGCAGTTTGTTGTGCTTGTAGACGGGCAAGGAGAAGAGATTGGTAAGGGAAAGGTATATCAGGTGCAAGGCAAATGGTATGGAAGGATATTGGAGGAATCAGAGATGTGTGTCGTGGATGTTACAGAGCTCAAGACTGAGAAATGGGTGAGGCTTCCATACCCATCCGAAACCACAGGCATGTCATTTTATGAAGCTGAACAGAAGATTGGGGTGATGAGAGTGTTGTGGGATTCGAACAAAATATACATGTCACGACCTCAATGCTAG
- the LOC133682691 gene encoding nodulin homeobox isoform X1 yields the protein MRLAKEELSMAEQVIDLISAVKELHGLSSQELNKLLRDSENFTIHFHSEKGSTTKIDVEKLAGFLPLHLIAVLMSSDRDESLLRYLLCGIRLLHSLCDLGPRNSKLEQVLLDDVKVSEQLLDLVFYLLIVLSGYRQENLNSCSLLLVHSALVASSLHLLSGCISSQWQDLVQVLLAHPKVDIFMDAAFGAVHVAIRFLQVKLSDQHTGLHVKSPTAEQIVKYICQQCEASLQTLQSLCQQKMFRERLLRNKELCGRGGVLFLAQAILKLNITPPFVDSFTVVAAVSRLKAKVLSILLHLCEAESISYLDEVASSPWSLDLAKSVVLEILELLKAALSKDPNHLSPCSDRTFPMGLLRLNAMRLADIFSDDSNFRSYITTCFTKVLTAIFSLPHGDFLSIWCSSEFPPREEDGTLEYDAFTAAGWFLDTFAAANQSNAINLEVTLIPSNMPQAMYAHQRTSLFVKLIANLHCFVPNICEEQERNLFLHKFLECMRMDPSKSLPGFSFTSGALRAVTVCRNLRSLLSHAESLIPNFLNEEDVQLLRVFFNQLQSLINPTDFEENQVQEIKSERSMSLDKFSRLTIDEHLQEAQSTGAYGSPMVMKEPSHLYNRTDIQKEEMSENTAIQEEEKPSFKNRNQAQDAIKEDKAKPGACVSDVLREIDRDAHTVETSGSDTSSTRGKTYAGQVVNGDFLKSSEHIKRNGCQGVCGGEKVESPRFEEKQPRKRKRTIMNDHQITLMEKALLDEPEMQRNAAALQSWADKLSLHGSEVTPSQLKNCFLYRVGVNHRCPRTLGKRAFYFSHIGLQDLLMQTLKRLRLNNRKARLARAGKDVRAPMEVDNTFPEKQVGQAQRQDTPESPSEDNITSSARGLQNTSEIGVFGDPEAGIGLADFVDIGASEFVQCKPGQFVVLVDGQGEEIGKGKVYQVQGKWYGRILEESEMCVVDVTELKTEKWVRLPYPSETTGMSFYEAEQKIGVMRVLWDSNKIYMSRPQC from the exons ATGAGGCTTGCCAAGGAAGAACTGTCTATGGCTGAACAA GTCATTGATTTAATTTCAGCAGTGAAAGAGTTACACGGTCTTAGCTCTCAGGAGCTTAACAAATTGTTAAGGGACTCTGAAAATTTTACAATTCACTTTCATTCTGAAAAGGGATCAACGACAAAG ATTGATGTGGAAAAACTGGCAGGCTTTCTTCCTTTACACCTTATTGCAGTGCTTATGTCATCTGATAGAGATGAATCGCTGTTGAGATATTTGTTGTGCGGGATTCGGCTTTTGCATTCCTTGTGTGATCTAGGACCTCGGAACAGTAAACTTGAGCAG GTTTTGCTTGATGATGTTAAAGTATCAGAGCAGCTGCTGGATCTGGTGTTTTATTTACTAATTGTTCTTAGTGGTTATAGACAG GAAAACCTTAATTCATGCTCTTTGTTACTTGTGCATTCAGCACTTGTAGCATCCAGTCTACATTTATTGTCAGGATGTATATCTTCACAATGGCAAGATCTTGTTCAAGTATTGCTTGCTCACCCCAAG GTTGACATATTTATGGATGCAGCTTTTGGTGCTGTTCATGTAGCCATTAGGTTTCTTCAGGTCAAGCTATCAGATCAACATACTGGCCTTCATGTGAAAAGTCCAACAGCTGAACAAATAGTTAAATATATCTGCCAGCAATGTGAGGCTTCTTTACAGACTCTTCAGTCATTGTGCCAGCAAAAGATGTTCCGCGAGCGCCTTCTTAGGAACAAG GAACTATGTGGAAGGGGAGGTGTTCTTTTTCTGGCCCAGGCCATCTTGAAGTTAAACATCACGCCTCCTTTTGTAGATTCTTTCACAGTTGTAGCTGCAGTATCTAGACTGAAGGCTAAAGTATTATCGATT CTATTGCATCTGTGTGAAGCAGAAAGCATTTCTTACCTTGATGAGGTTGCAAGCTCTCCATGGAGCCTTGATTTGGCAAAGTCTGTAGTATTAGAG ATTCTTGAATTACTGAAGGCTGCACTTAGCAAAGATCCCAATCATCTTAGTCCATGTTCAGACAGAACTTTTCCCATGGGGCTTTTGCGACTCAATGCAATGCGTCTGGCTGATATCTTCTCAGATGATTCAAATTTTAGATCTTATATCACAACATGCTTT ACCAAAGTTCTGACTGCTATATTTTCGCTCCCTCATGgagattttttatcaatttggtGTTCTTCTGAATTTCCACCAAGAGAAGAAGATGGTACTCTGGAGTATGATGCATTTACAGCAGCTGGGTGGTTTTTGGACACATTTGCAGCAGCAAACCAATCAAATGCAATAAATTTAGAAGTCACTTTAATTCCCAGCAACATGCCCCAAGCTATGTATGCACATCAGAGAACTTCATTATTTGTGAAGCTAATTGCCAACCTCCACTGTTTTGTTCCAAACATATGTGAAG AGCAGGAAAGAAACTTGTTCCTTCATAAGTTTCTGGAGTGCATGCGGATGGACCCATCTAAGTCATTGCCTGGGTTTTCCTTTACTTCTGGTGCTCTAAGAGCCGTAACAGTTTGCAGGAACCTTC GTTCATTGTTAAGTCATGCAGAGTCTCTAATTCCTAACTTTTTGAATGAGGAGGATGTACAGCTGCTAAG gGTATTCTTTAACCAGTTACAATCACTGATTAATCCTACtgattttgaagaaaaccaAGTTCAA GAAATCAAATCTGAGAGGTCAATGTCTTTGGATAAGTTCTCTAGACTTACTATTGATGAGCATCTTCAG GAAGCTCAAAGCACTGGGGCATACGGATCACCTATGGTGATGAAGGAACCTTCACATCTTTACAACAGGACAGATATCCAAAAAGAGGAAATGTCAGAGAATACAGCTATCCAAGAAGAGGAGAAGCCCAGTTTCAAAAATAGGAATCAAGCACAAGATGCAATTAAGGAAGACAAAGCTAAACCTGGTGCATGTGTATCTGATGTTTTAAGAGAGATTGATAGAGATGCTCATACTGTTGAAACAAGTGGTTCGGATACAAGTTCCACTAGAGGGAAGACTTATGCAGGTCAAGTGGTGAATGGTGACTTCCTAAAATCAAGTGAGCATATAAAACGAAATGGTTGTCAGGGAGTTTGTGGTGGTGAGAAAGTTGAAAGTCCTCGTTTTGAAGAAAAGCAGCCAAGAAAAAGGAAGCGGACTATTATGAATGACCATCAAATCACACTTATGGAGAAAGCCCTGCTAGATGAACCTGAGATGCAGAGAAATGCAGCAGCGTTACAGTCATGGGCTGATAAATTGAGTCTTCAT GGATCAGAAGTTACACCTTCACAACTGAAAAATTG CTTCTTATACAGGGTAGGAGTAAACCACAGGTGTCCAAGAACACTTGGTAAAAgggcattttatttttcacatattGGGTTACAAGATTTATTGATGCAAACTCTGAAAAGATTGAG GCTCAACAATCGCAAAGCGAGGTTAGCTCGTGCAGGCAAGGATGTCCGTGCACCAATGGAGGTTGATAATACATTTCCAGAAAAACAAGTTGGACAAGCGCAGCGGCAGGACACACCTGAGAGCCCCAGTGAAGACAACATCACATCGAGTGCAAGAGGCCTTCAAAACACATCAGAAATTGGCGTGTTTGGAGATCCCGAGGCTGGGATAGGATTGGCAGACTTTGTTGACATTGGTGCTTCAGAATTTGTTCAGTGCAAGCCAGGGCAGTTTGTTGTGCTTGTAGACGGGCAAGGAGAAGAGATTGGTAAGGGAAAGGTATATCAGGTGCAAGGCAAATGGTATGGAAGGATATTGGAGGAATCAGAGATGTGTGTCGTGGATGTTACAGAGCTCAAGACTGAGAAATGGGTGAGGCTTCCATACCCATCCGAAACCACAGGCATGTCATTTTATGAAGCTGAACAGAAGATTGGGGTGATGAGAGTGTTGTGGGATTCGAACAAAATATACATGTCACGACCTCAATGCTAG
- the LOC133682691 gene encoding nodulin homeobox isoform X4: protein MLFVTCAFSTCSIQSTFIVRMYIFTMARSCSSIACSPQAFGAVHVAIRFLQVKLSDQHTGLHVKSPTAEQIVKYICQQCEASLQTLQSLCQQKMFRERLLRNKELCGRGGVLFLAQAILKLNITPPFVDSFTVVAAVSRLKAKVLSILLHLCEAESISYLDEVASSPWSLDLAKSVVLEILELLKAALSKDPNHLSPCSDRTFPMGLLRLNAMRLADIFSDDSNFRSYITTCFTKVLTAIFSLPHGDFLSIWCSSEFPPREEDGTLEYDAFTAAGWFLDTFAAANQSNAINLEVTLIPSNMPQAMYAHQRTSLFVKLIANLHCFVPNICEEQERNLFLHKFLECMRMDPSKSLPGFSFTSGALRAVTVCRNLRSLLSHAESLIPNFLNEEDVQLLRVFFNQLQSLINPTDFEENQVQEIKSERSMSLDKFSRLTIDEHLQEAQSTGAYGSPMVMKEPSHLYNRTDIQKEEMSENTAIQEEEKPSFKNRNQAQDAIKEDKAKPGACVSDVLREIDRDAHTVETSGSDTSSTRGKTYAGQVVNGDFLKSSEHIKRNGCQGVCGGEKVESPRFEEKQPRKRKRTIMNDHQITLMEKALLDEPEMQRNAAALQSWADKLSLHGSEVTPSQLKNCFLYRVGVNHRCPRTLGKRAFYFSHIGLQDLLMQTLKRLRLNNRKARLARAGKDVRAPMEVDNTFPEKQVGQAQRQDTPESPSEDNITSSARGLQNTSEIGVFGDPEAGIGLADFVDIGASEFVQCKPGQFVVLVDGQGEEIGKGKVYQVQGKWYGRILEESEMCVVDVTELKTEKWVRLPYPSETTGMSFYEAEQKIGVMRVLWDSNKIYMSRPQC, encoded by the exons ATGCTCTTTGTTACTTGTGCATTCAGCACTTGTAGCATCCAGTCTACATTTATTGTCAGGATGTATATCTTCACAATGGCAAGATCTTGTTCAAGTATTGCTTGCTCACCCCAAG CTTTTGGTGCTGTTCATGTAGCCATTAGGTTTCTTCAGGTCAAGCTATCAGATCAACATACTGGCCTTCATGTGAAAAGTCCAACAGCTGAACAAATAGTTAAATATATCTGCCAGCAATGTGAGGCTTCTTTACAGACTCTTCAGTCATTGTGCCAGCAAAAGATGTTCCGCGAGCGCCTTCTTAGGAACAAG GAACTATGTGGAAGGGGAGGTGTTCTTTTTCTGGCCCAGGCCATCTTGAAGTTAAACATCACGCCTCCTTTTGTAGATTCTTTCACAGTTGTAGCTGCAGTATCTAGACTGAAGGCTAAAGTATTATCGATT CTATTGCATCTGTGTGAAGCAGAAAGCATTTCTTACCTTGATGAGGTTGCAAGCTCTCCATGGAGCCTTGATTTGGCAAAGTCTGTAGTATTAGAG ATTCTTGAATTACTGAAGGCTGCACTTAGCAAAGATCCCAATCATCTTAGTCCATGTTCAGACAGAACTTTTCCCATGGGGCTTTTGCGACTCAATGCAATGCGTCTGGCTGATATCTTCTCAGATGATTCAAATTTTAGATCTTATATCACAACATGCTTT ACCAAAGTTCTGACTGCTATATTTTCGCTCCCTCATGgagattttttatcaatttggtGTTCTTCTGAATTTCCACCAAGAGAAGAAGATGGTACTCTGGAGTATGATGCATTTACAGCAGCTGGGTGGTTTTTGGACACATTTGCAGCAGCAAACCAATCAAATGCAATAAATTTAGAAGTCACTTTAATTCCCAGCAACATGCCCCAAGCTATGTATGCACATCAGAGAACTTCATTATTTGTGAAGCTAATTGCCAACCTCCACTGTTTTGTTCCAAACATATGTGAAG AGCAGGAAAGAAACTTGTTCCTTCATAAGTTTCTGGAGTGCATGCGGATGGACCCATCTAAGTCATTGCCTGGGTTTTCCTTTACTTCTGGTGCTCTAAGAGCCGTAACAGTTTGCAGGAACCTTC GTTCATTGTTAAGTCATGCAGAGTCTCTAATTCCTAACTTTTTGAATGAGGAGGATGTACAGCTGCTAAG gGTATTCTTTAACCAGTTACAATCACTGATTAATCCTACtgattttgaagaaaaccaAGTTCAA GAAATCAAATCTGAGAGGTCAATGTCTTTGGATAAGTTCTCTAGACTTACTATTGATGAGCATCTTCAG GAAGCTCAAAGCACTGGGGCATACGGATCACCTATGGTGATGAAGGAACCTTCACATCTTTACAACAGGACAGATATCCAAAAAGAGGAAATGTCAGAGAATACAGCTATCCAAGAAGAGGAGAAGCCCAGTTTCAAAAATAGGAATCAAGCACAAGATGCAATTAAGGAAGACAAAGCTAAACCTGGTGCATGTGTATCTGATGTTTTAAGAGAGATTGATAGAGATGCTCATACTGTTGAAACAAGTGGTTCGGATACAAGTTCCACTAGAGGGAAGACTTATGCAGGTCAAGTGGTGAATGGTGACTTCCTAAAATCAAGTGAGCATATAAAACGAAATGGTTGTCAGGGAGTTTGTGGTGGTGAGAAAGTTGAAAGTCCTCGTTTTGAAGAAAAGCAGCCAAGAAAAAGGAAGCGGACTATTATGAATGACCATCAAATCACACTTATGGAGAAAGCCCTGCTAGATGAACCTGAGATGCAGAGAAATGCAGCAGCGTTACAGTCATGGGCTGATAAATTGAGTCTTCAT GGATCAGAAGTTACACCTTCACAACTGAAAAATTG CTTCTTATACAGGGTAGGAGTAAACCACAGGTGTCCAAGAACACTTGGTAAAAgggcattttatttttcacatattGGGTTACAAGATTTATTGATGCAAACTCTGAAAAGATTGAG GCTCAACAATCGCAAAGCGAGGTTAGCTCGTGCAGGCAAGGATGTCCGTGCACCAATGGAGGTTGATAATACATTTCCAGAAAAACAAGTTGGACAAGCGCAGCGGCAGGACACACCTGAGAGCCCCAGTGAAGACAACATCACATCGAGTGCAAGAGGCCTTCAAAACACATCAGAAATTGGCGTGTTTGGAGATCCCGAGGCTGGGATAGGATTGGCAGACTTTGTTGACATTGGTGCTTCAGAATTTGTTCAGTGCAAGCCAGGGCAGTTTGTTGTGCTTGTAGACGGGCAAGGAGAAGAGATTGGTAAGGGAAAGGTATATCAGGTGCAAGGCAAATGGTATGGAAGGATATTGGAGGAATCAGAGATGTGTGTCGTGGATGTTACAGAGCTCAAGACTGAGAAATGGGTGAGGCTTCCATACCCATCCGAAACCACAGGCATGTCATTTTATGAAGCTGAACAGAAGATTGGGGTGATGAGAGTGTTGTGGGATTCGAACAAAATATACATGTCACGACCTCAATGCTAG